Within the Flavobacterium sp. CG_23.5 genome, the region ACGATTGTCTTCACTAAATAAATTAGCAATTGAAAGTGAAACAAAATTTATAAAGGATTGTTTCACCGCTTTAATAGCGCGATCTCGATTTATTTTACGTTCCTCGCTATCGGATTTTGCGGTTGAGTTGAGTAAAACCAATCCTTTGATATTTTTAGGATACAACTCGGCGAAAGCCAAAGCGACATAACCACCCATAGAATGCCCGACAAAAATAGCTTTACGGATGCGTAAATCAGCTAGTACGGCATGAACGGCATCCGCATGATCTTCCATAGAATGCACATAGCCCAAACATTCTGATTCGCCATGACCCAATAAATCAATAGTGATGACGCGGTTTTTTTTAGAAAATTCAGCAATGTAGTTATCCCACATGCTTTGGTTTTCCAAAAAACCATGAAGTAAGACAATAGCAGTGCCTTTCCCGGTATCAGAATAGGAGATTTGTGTGTTTTTGAATTGAATGTGTTTCAAAATGGAAAATTAAGTTTTTGCAAAATTAGGGCTTTAATTTTTTTAAACCATATAAGTCCTATAAGTTGATAAAAGTTTTAGATTGCTGGAAAAAAAAGAGCTTCCATTTCTGAAAGCTGTAATTTATATTTCCTATCAGGTCTTTTTTTTTACTTGTAGGAATTTCGGAGCAGTAAACCGTTTTAAGCATAGAAATTATTGTAAAAAATTTTCATTCCATTTTTCATAACCTAAATTCAACATTTAGTTTGTCATTCCAACGAAGGAGGAATCTCATCAGACTGATTGCCTAACGGTGATTCCTCCTTCGACGGAATTTAGTAATTTGGAAACAAGTGAGATCCTTCCTTCGTCAGGATGACAATTTGTTGTTGAAATCTTGCATGTCTAAAAAAACTTAAAATCTTCTATCTCCATCGAGCAAACTTCCTAATCCGCCTAATAAACTACCTTCGTCTCGACTGCTTCCGCCTGCTTTTGGCGCAGAAGCAATAATTGTGTCCGCGAGGCGGCTGAAAGGTAAGGATTGTACATAAACCGTTCCGGGGCCGCGAAGTGAGGCATAAAATAATCCTTCGCCGCCAAAAATAGAATTCTTGATGCCGCCGATAAACTCAATATCATAATCGACATCTTTGGTGAAACCAACAATACAACCAGTGTCTACTTTTAAGATTTCGCCAGCGGCTAATTCTTTTTTGGCTAATGTTCCTCCCGTATGTACAAACGCCATTCCATCTCCTTCTATTTTTTGCATGATAAAACCTTCGCCACCAAAAAGACCGCGACCGAGTTTTTTAGAAAATTCGATTCCAACGGAAACGCCTTTCGCAGCACAAAGGAAAGAATCTTTCTGGCAAATGAATTTTCCGCCAAATTGGGTTAAGTCAATTGGGATAATTTTTCCGGGATACGGAGCGGCAAATGAAACTTTACTTTTGGTATTGTTTTGATTGATAAATGCGGTCATGAAAAGGCTTTCTCCTGTCAGAACCCTTTTCCCGGCACTTAAAAGTTTGCCAAACAATCCGTTTTCCTGTCCGGATCCGTCTCCAAAAATGGTTTCCATTTGGATATTGTTATCCATCATCATAAAACTGCCCGCTTCGGCAATAACGATTTCCTGTGGATCCAATTCTATCTCTACATATTGCATTTCATCGCCATATATGTGGTAATCTATTTCGTGTGCTTGCATGATTTCTATGTTTTAAGTTTTTGTTTGAATTTTTTTAGCCATTAAGAAATTAAGTTTCATTAAGAATTTACACTTAATTTTTCTTAATGCCTTACTGGTTTTAATGTATCAATGACCATTAAATAAGTATGGTGATCACTTCTAAAGTTACAGTTTTATAATTGATTTAACATTTTAGTTCTTCTGAAAAAAAAATGTTGTCTATAGCCCTGATGGCAGTGATATCCTCTTGTGGAGTGGGAACGGAACAAGAGATAAAACGAACAGCAGGAGGGAACGTTGTTTTGAAAAGCGATAATTTCTGCTCCAAAAAAAAAACAGCCTAGATTGCTCTAGACTGCCTATTTTATAGCTTTTTAAATATTATGCGTTCATTAAATCTTCGATTTCCTCCACTTCAATAGGAATGTTGCGCATCATATTGAAGGGTTCGCCACTTTCTTTAACGATGATGTTGTCTTCCAAACGGATTCCGAAACCTTCGGCAGGTATATAAATTCCCGGCTCTACGGTGAAAACCATATTCGCTTGCATAGGTTCGGTCAGAATTCCGTAATCGTGCGTGTCCAATCCCATGTGGTGGGAAGTTCCGTGCATG harbors:
- a CDS encoding alpha/beta fold hydrolase codes for the protein MKHIQFKNTQISYSDTGKGTAIVLLHGFLENQSMWDNYIAEFSKKNRVITIDLLGHGESECLGYVHSMEDHADAVHAVLADLRIRKAIFVGHSMGGYVALAFAELYPKNIKGLVLLNSTAKSDSEERKINRDRAIKAVKQSFINFVSLSIANLFSEDNRERLIAEIEDVKNKALKTPLQGIVASLEGMKIRQDREVLLHLTTYPKILILGEKDPVLPYEETKEQIENTKVELVTFPDGHMSQIENKEELLNVLLLFFKRI
- a CDS encoding TIGR00266 family protein, which encodes MQAHEIDYHIYGDEMQYVEIELDPQEIVIAEAGSFMMMDNNIQMETIFGDGSGQENGLFGKLLSAGKRVLTGESLFMTAFINQNNTKSKVSFAAPYPGKIIPIDLTQFGGKFICQKDSFLCAAKGVSVGIEFSKKLGRGLFGGEGFIMQKIEGDGMAFVHTGGTLAKKELAAGEILKVDTGCIVGFTKDVDYDIEFIGGIKNSIFGGEGLFYASLRGPGTVYVQSLPFSRLADTIIASAPKAGGSSRDEGSLLGGLGSLLDGDRRF